One Aspergillus oryzae RIB40 DNA, chromosome 2 genomic window carries:
- a CDS encoding uncharacterized protein (predicted protein), which yields MLRWDFNHLQQIWDIEFDGSMLFLPARGRMLLSSFCHDFSRSKTSSLKSSGLANRTEGSFQVSNLSMEVVEKYFGIPKTPVPTSIPSWEIPVPATLATQTST from the exons ATGTTACGCTGGGATTTCAATCATTTGCAGCAAATCTGGGACATTGAATTTGATGGTAGCATGTTGTTTCTCCCAGCCCGCGGGCGCATGCTCTTGTCCAGCTTTTGCCACGACTTCTCGCGCTCGAAGACTTCGTCATTGAAGTCTAGTGGTCTAGCAAACCGGACAGAGGGTAGTTTCCAGGTCAGTAATCTGAGTATGGAGGTTGTTGAAAAATACTTTGGAATCCCAAAGACACCGGTGCCAACGAGCATCCCATCCTGGGAAATTCCAGTTCCCGCAACGCTAG CGACCCAGACATCGACATAA
- a CDS encoding putative GABA permease (amino acid transporters) — MAHAAGLKHETEAFGISEGGYATKGLVEPKYMGTIADQKDMNVLGRVQVLRRNFRFVSIVGFGCTLISTWEVILTLLSAGLTDGGTAGLIWGFIIVSLGFTLVFASIAEMASMAPTSGGQYHWVSEFAPRRYQKFLSYITGWLCAMGWQCAIVSIAFLAGTIIQGLIVLNDSTYDFQRWHGTLFIIAITTFSILFNTFLAKNLPMVEGLILILHVIGLFAIIIPLWVLAPRNNPKAVFTEFNNGGGWNSPGTATLVGLSTTITSMIGYDCSVHMSEEIKDASRTLPKAMMASIGVNGVLGLIMIITLCFTMGDVNSILASPTGFPFIQIFYNTTNSYTAANTMTAILIVTLTASTITEVATASRQLWSFARDGGLPFSSFFSYVTPGWHIPLNSVMVSLAVTILLSLINIGSTVALQAIVSLTITSLMSAYILSIGCVVLQRIRGEPLPPRRWSLGSFGMAINIASLLFLFPIFVFSFFPLTASVDSKSMNWSVVMYVGVIAFASVYYLVRGKHQFIAPVALVKREE; from the exons ATGGCACATGCTGCTGGCCTTAAACATGAAACTGAGGCATTCGGCATCTCCGAGGGTGGATATGCCACGAAAGGCCTTGTTGAGCCCAAGTATATGGGCACTATAGCAGATCAAAAAGATATGAATGTTTTGGGCCGGGTTCAAGTTCTGCGG AGGAATTTTCGATTTGTTTCAATTGTTGGGTTCGGTTGCACATTGATATCCACTTGGGAAGTCATACTAAC GTTGTTGAGTGCTGGCTTAACCGACGGTGGAACTGCTGGCTTAATATGGGGTTTTATTATTGTTTCATTGGGGTTCACCCTTGTATTTGCCAGCATAGCTGAGATGGCGTCAAT GGCTCCGACATCTGGGGGTCAGTATCATTGGGTATCCGAGTTCGCTCCTCGCAGATACCAGAAGTTCCTGAGCTATATCACGG GCTGGCTCTGCGCAATGGGATGGCAGTGCGCTATTGTATCCATTGCATTTCTTGCTGGCACCATCATCCAAGGCCTCATTGTGCTCAATGATTCGACGTATGACTTTCAACGTTGGCACGGCACTTTATTTATAATAGCGATTACAacattttctattcttttcaaTACCTTTCTAGCTAAGAACTTGCCCATGGTAGAAGGGTTGATTTTGATCCTCCATGTCATCGGGTTGTTTGCGATTATCATCCCTTTGTGGGTGCTTGCTCCCCGGAATAACCCCAAAGCTGTCTTTACTGAATTCAACAACGGAGGAGGATGGAACAGCCCTGGTACTGCGACACTGGTCGGCCTGTCGACTACCATTACCTCTATGATCGGATATGATTGCTCTGTGCACATGT CTGAAGAAATTAAGGACGCGTCCAGAACATTACCAAAGGCAATGATGGCTTCTATTGGTGTCAACGGTGTTCTGGGCCTCATCATGATTATTACGCTGTGTTTCACTATGGGCGATGTTAACAGCATCCTCGCCAGCCCAACTGGTTTTCCGTTCATACAAATATTCTACAACACCACAAACAGTTATACGGCCGCGAATACAATGACCGCTATTTTGATAGTGACGTTGACAGCTAGTACTATCACAGAGGTGGCAACAGCATCCCGGCAGCTGTGGTCTTTTGCGAGAGATGGAGGGCtcccattctcatccttcttctcctat GTCACACCGGGATGGCACATCCCTCTAAACTCAGTGATGGTCTCTCTTGCAGTGACTAttctcctctctttgatCAACATCGGCTCCACTGTTGCTCTTCAGGCCATAGTGTCTCTTACAATTACTTCTTTGATGTCTGCTTATATACTTTCTATTGGATGCGTCGTTCTTCAACGAATCCGAGGCGAGCCGCTTCCTCCCCGGAGATGGTCTCTCGGCTCTTTCGGTATGGCCATCAATATTGCATCTTTGCTATTTCTATTCccgatcttcgtcttttctttttttcccctcacTGCATCTGTTGATAGTAAGTCGATGAATTGGAGTGTGGTTATGTATGTGGGAGTGATCGCCTTTGCATCGGTCTATTATCTGGTTCGAGGGAAGCATCAGTTTATTGCTCCAGTGGCGCTCGTCAAGAGGGAAGAGTGA
- a CDS encoding uncharacterized protein (predicted protein) produces MGVYVPPGYSPPFQVVDDSHHGAWIIITGALGLVVSLVSFLIRLYVRLVLSPPFAYDDFVLLGATIFAVVQTSLLFGAVSQGFGTAIDLLQHDQVDNIQTARALIPKNIRRPTSNKDIYS; encoded by the exons ATGGGCGTGTATGTGCCTCCAGGCTATTCGCCTCCCTTTCAGGTGGTAGACGACTCCCATCATGGCGCCTGGATAATCATCACCGGCGCTCTGGGACTAGTTGTATCGCTAGTCAGTTTTTTGATTCGTCTTTATGTGAGACTGGTGCTTAGCCCGCCGTTCGCATACGATGACTTTGTCCTGTTGGGAGCAACG ATTTTTGCAGTTGTCCAAACCTCGCTCTTATTCGGCGCTGTGTCTCAAGGTTTTGGAACAGCTATTGATCTGCTACAGCACGACCAAGTGGATAACATTCAGACAGCACGTGCCCTGATTCCCAAGAATATCAGAAGGCCAACCTCTAACAAAGATATCTATAGTTAG
- a CDS encoding uncharacterized protein (predicted protein), with product MDILTEILLFGLAVTLLSGLFMPLKRKLPIGFAFFFRLPLVIFSILHIDALNQNVSSADPTLAVVEPILWSQVELNYALVACSVFCLRPFMAAVSTNYGTAGDTNLESGSTSRTAKDQSSSSKSGTRGLPSVVDGRERWRMSRSGTWSKTHERLGSDESGAPKAGPMDSSIELVERDGSDAAECSGGRMFIRKDVQYTIEFDRRKLFA from the exons ATGGACATCCTAACTGaaatcctcctcttcggacTCGCAGTCACCCTCCTATCGGGCCTTTTCATGCCCCTCAAACGCAAACTACCTATAggctttgcctttttctttcgcctCCC GCTCGTCATATTCTCCATACTCCATATCGATGCCCTGAATCAGAACGTCTCATCTGCAGACCCTACTCTCGCTGTCGTCGAACCGATCTTATGGTCCCAGGTTGAGCTGAACTATGCCCTCGTTGCATGTAGCGTGTTTTGTCTTCGGCCGTTCATGGCGGCTGTTAGTACGAATTATGGGACGGCGGGCGATACGAATTTGGAGAGCGGGTCTACGTCGAGGACGGCGAAGGATCaatcttcctcgtcgaaaTCAGGGACTAGAGGGTTGCCTTCGGTGGTGGATGGGAGGGAGAGATGGCGTATGTCACGGTCGGGAACATGGTCGAAGACTCATGAGCGGCTAGGGAGCGACGAAAGTGGTGCGCCGAAGGCTGGGCCTATGGATTCCTCTATTGAGCTTGTGGAGAGGGATGGGTCTGATGCTGCTGAATGTAGTGGTGGGAGGATGTTTATTCGGAAGGATGTACAGTATACGATTGAGTTTGATAGAAGGA AACTCTTTGCCTGA
- a CDS encoding glycoside hydrolase family 47 protein (1, 2-alpha-mannosidase) translates to MLFVRKSYFLPTFILVFLTYILFSNLPPGAEIPYIDDPAEYGPPPPRPPPKGNDLIHYRNPTEKHPVEEYIPLPTAAPSPIPRVQYEFPVESWFTRRRRVKKQNAVRNAFKHAWKGYKEHAWLRDELSPLSAEYRESFGGWAATLVDSLDTLIIMGLMDEFEDALQAIEHIDFSTTGATQINVFETNIRYLGGFLGAYDLTNGSYPILLKKAVEVADLIYGSFDTRNRMPQSRWEWTRSALGMGIQPSRNTILAELGSLNLEFTRMSQLTKDPKYFDAIQRITDKLESAQSRTQVPGLWPMMVDAHDMQFTDPRFTVGGMADSTYEYLPKEHILLGAQTDQYRKMYDAAINSIKKRLLFRGMTKDGKDIMFAGNIRSTSKSVIEPQFEHLKCFLGGTVGIGAKVFDRPEELSIARKLTDGCIWAYDIMPTGIMPEALYISPCKNTDDCEWDEQKWHTDVLRRFAKNSQGEEVAQQIISSNKLPPGVTEIPDASYNLRPEAIESVFIMYRITGDKELQDAAWRMFRSIEKMTLTRYGHAAISDVRNPQSSQLDYMESFWLAETLKYFYLIFSEPDVVNLDEYVLNTEAHPFRRPTA, encoded by the exons ATGCTTTTCGTTCGAAAAAGCTATTTTCTTCCAACATTTATCTTAGTCTTCCTCACGtatatccttttctctaATCTACCGCCAGGCGCGGAGATACCGTACATTGACGACCCCGCAGAATATGgacctcctcctccaaggcCTCCTCCAAAAGGCAACGACCTAATCCATTATAGAAACCCCACCGAGAAACACCCGGTGGAAGAATATATCCCCCTTCCAACAGCTGCCCCATCTCCCATCCCCCGTGTCCAGTATGAATTCCCGGTGGAATCATGGTTCACTCGCAGACGAAGggtgaagaagcagaacgcTGTGCGGAATGCCTTTAAACACGCATGGAAAGGATACAAGGAGCATGCATGGCTACGGGATGAGCTCTCGCCGCTAAGTGCTGAATACCGAGAATCATTTGGTGGATGGGCAGCTACCCTAGTTGATTCTCTCGATACACTGATCATCATGGGGTTGATGGATGAATTCGAAGATGCACTGCAGGCAATTGAGCATATTGATTTCTCGACCACCGGCGCCACGCAAATCAACGTATTCGAGACGAATATCCGATACCTAGGCGGCTTCCTGGGAGCTTACGATTTAACCAACGGAAGTTACCCCATACTTTTGAAGAAGGCAGTAGAGGTTGCCGACCTGATATATGGCTCGTTTGATACTCGCAATAGAATGCCCCAATCTCGTTGGGAGTGGACGAG GTCGGCGCTAGGAATGGGTATTCAGCCCAGCCGCAACACCATTCTTGCCGAACTAGGTTCTCTGAATCTAGAATTCACTCGAATGTCGCAGTTGACCAAGGATCCAAAGTATTTCGACGCAATCCAAAGGATCACCGATAAGCTGGAATCCGCACAATCACGCACACAAGTACCCGGTCTATGGCCTATGATGGTCGATGCCCATGATATGCAGTTCACCGATCCTCGGTTCACTGTCGGTGGGATGGCTGACTCCACTTACGAGTATCTCCCCAAGGAACATATATTATTGGGGGCTCAGACGGATCAATACCGAAAAATGTACGACGCGGCGATAAACTCTATCAAGAAGCGGCTGCTATTCCGGGGCATGACCAAGGATGGGAAGGACATCATGTTTGCAGGCAATATCCGCTCTACTTCTAAAAGTGTCATCGAACCCCAATTTGAACACCTGAAGTGCTTTCTCGGAGGGACTGTAGGCATAGGAGCTAAGGTGTTTGACCGCCCTGAGGAATTATCGATCGCGCGGAAATTGACCGACGGCTGTATCTGGGCTTATGACATTATGCCCACAGGGATCATGCCCGAGGCCTTGTATATCAGTCCTTGCAAGAACACGGATGACTGCGAGTGGGATGAGCAGAAATGGCATACTGATGTTCTTCGTCGTTTCGCCAAAAACTCCCAAGGGGAAGAAGTCGCCCAGCAAATTATCAGCAGCAATAAATTGCCACCTGGCGTGACTGAGATCCCGGATGCAAGCTATAACTTGAG ACCGGAGGCTATCGAATCTGTATTCATTATGTACCGTATCACGGGAGACAAGGAACTGCAAGATGCTGCATGGCGGATGTTCCGTAGCATCGAGAAGATGACCCTGACTCGCTACGGACATGCAGCTATCTCCGATGTGCGCAACCCTCAGTCATCACAGCTTGACTATATGGAAAGTTTCTGGCTCGCAGAGACGCTCAAATACTTCTATCTTATATTCTCTGAGCCGGACGTCGTCAACTTGGACGAATACGTACT GAACACCGAGGCACACCCATTCAGACGTCCAACTGCTTGA
- a CDS encoding uncharacterized protein (predicted protein): protein MGTASIQYRTYADSNRVFFIPSNPNASTAFATITERLHSSLADEPIPVGRWALEHKLMRDTPSCLPTSASQRPAQPRYMQFLSLTYFPNHGFIYTSPPPGKVSHAHHGAGSPGTVAPGASSPASPTPVPQQTATPTQAPAPNSQDHSSMVMTTVPLPACSTLFQHFVYACQPFWCHRHTVTVPGGVVYDVGDFRVRIGDVRQTQPAARVRGTIVEIEWKGPSLVTSIASLFSQSKKAFGGPRTSDLPDDDGDSGIDMAFPEGLEEADIDGEI from the exons ATGGGCACCGCTTCCATTCAATATCGCACATATGCTGACAGCAACAGGGTCTTCTTCATTCCGTCAAACCCCAACGCCTCCACAGCCTTCGCTACAATTACAGAGCGTCTTCATTCATCATTAGCCGATGAGCCCATTCCTGTGGGCCGCTGGGCCCTAGAGCACAAGCTGATGAGGGACACCCCATCTTGTCTACCTACGTCAGCGTCCCAGCGTCCCGCACAACCGAGGTACATGCAGTTCCTCTCACTAACCTACTTTCCAAACCATGGGTTCATCTACACGTCTCCGCCCCCAGGGAAGGTGTCTCATGCCCATCATGGTGCCGGTAGTCCCGGTACAGTAGCTCCAGGGGCGTCGAGTCCCGCCTCTCCAACCCCAGTTCCACAACAGACCGCAACGCCTACACAGGCTCCGGCACCGAACAGTCAGGATCATTCGTCAATGGTCATGACAACTGTTCCATTGCCAGCGTGCAGTACACTCTTTCAACACTTCGTTTACGCCTGCCAACCGTTCTGGTGCCATCGACACACCGTTACGGTTCCTGGCGGTGTTGTCTATGATGTTGGTGATTTTCGGGTCCGAATTGGTGATGTACGACAGACTCAGCCGGCTGCAAGGGTTAGGGGTACGATTGTTGAGATAGAATGGAAGGGCCCGTCATTAGTGACGTCCATAGCGTCGCTGTTTAGTCAGTCCAAGAAGGCGTTCGGCGGCCCTAGAACTAGCGATTTACCAGATGATGACGGTGACTCTGGAATCGACATGGCATTCCCTGAGGGTCTTGAGGAGGCAGATATTGATGGCGA AATTTAG
- a CDS encoding calmodulin (calmodulin and related proteins (EF-Hand superfamily)), which translates to MADSLTEEQVSEYKEAFSLFVSSYRRQITTKELGTVMRSLGQNPSESELQDMINEVDADNNGTIDFPEFLTMMARKMKDTDSEEEIREAFKVFDRDNNGFISAAELRHVMTSIGEKLTDDEVDEMIREADQDGDGRIDYNEFVQLMMQK; encoded by the exons ATG GCCGACTCTTTGACTGAAGAACAGGTCTCCGAGTACAAGGAGGCCTTCTCCCTATTCGTAAGTAGTTATCGTC GCCAGATCACCACCAAGGAGTTGGGCACTGTCATGCGCTCTCTGGGCCAAAACCCCTCTGAGTCGGAACTCCAGGACATGATTAACGAGGTTGACGCCGACAACAATGGCACCATTGACTTCCCTG AGTTCCtgacgatgatggcgagAAAGATGAAGGATACCGACtctgaggaggagatccgGGAGGCTTTCAAGGTTTTCGACCGCGATAACAACGGCTTCATCTCCGCTGCCGAATTGCGTCACGTCATGACCTCCATCGGCGAGAAGCTTACCGATGACGAAGTTGATGAGATGATCCGCGAGGCGGATCAGGATGGTGACGGCCGGATTGACT ACAACGAGTTTGTCCAGCTCATGATGCAAAAATAA